The following are encoded together in the Diabrotica undecimpunctata isolate CICGRU chromosome 7, icDiaUnde3, whole genome shotgun sequence genome:
- the LOC140446917 gene encoding zinc finger protein chinmo-like, whose protein sequence is MQHTTNSPQQFCLRWNNYQSNLTNVFDQLLQSESFVDVTLACDGHSVKAHKMVLSACSPYFQSLFFENPCQHPIVIMRDIKWPELKAAVEFMYKGEINVSQEQIGPLLKVAESLKIRGLADVNGEQDVVAPTGELTTRPSLIKPISTPNINRSSLDWDNRPQDMESEASRAKKRRRPSGERSSLSSPAESASTEVPDPPPSVEMSPAPSSATPLPTPSASSAVAAEPLQLTLPLPPQPPPSAVDDMEIKPGIAEMIREEERVST, encoded by the coding sequence ATGCAGCACACAACTAATTCTCCCCAGCAGTTTTGCCTCCGTTGGAACAACTACCAATCTAATTTGACCAACGTCTTCGATCAGCTTCTTCAAAGTGAGTCTTTTGTAGATGTTACATTAGCATGCGACGGACACTCCGTAAAAGCTCACAAGATGGTCCTATCGGCCTGCAGCCCATATTTCCAATCACTGTTCTTCGAAAATCCATGTCAGCACCCTATAGTTATAATGAGGGACATCAAGTGGCCAGAATTGAAAGCCGCTGTTGAATTTATGTACAAGGGTGAAATTAATGTTTCGCAAGAGCAAATTGGTCCACTACTGAAAGTTGCCGAATCTTTAAAGATTCGTGGCTTGGCCGATGTTAACGGCGAACAAGACGTGGTAGCTCCTACAGGTGAGCTGACCACTAGGCCTTCTCTGATCAAACCAATTTCAACACCGAATATCAACAGATCATCACTTGACTGGGATAACAGACCCCAAGACATGGAAAGCGAGGCTTCAAGAGCCAAGAAGAGACGCAGACCCTCTGGTGAAAGAAGCAGCCTGAGTAGCCCAGCTGAAAGTGCGAGCACGGAGGTGCCAGACCCTCCACCATCTGTGGAGATGTCTCCGGCTCCTTCGTCCGCGACGCCCTTACCGACGCCTTCAGCGTCATCCGCCGTAGCCGCCGAACCTTTGCAACTAACTTTGCCGCTTCCACCACAACCTCCACCTTCAGCTGTTGATGACATGGAGATCAAGCCTGGTATAGCCGAGATGATACGCGAGGAGGAAAGGGTGAGTACATGA